The proteins below come from a single Bacilli bacterium genomic window:
- a CDS encoding phosphodiester glycosidase family protein, giving the protein MFIKIQLAFLSSLLIFAGFLAAFYIHNPELEKHAAKTAMSYEPVNQKLPALDETVRGLGENDQVMQAASNAAKDNFAAMNAILADLIGKANAEKMQDEAQTKIVDAAVKESEQHARETNDVLDTILSNILGEPIGQTFGDRAIIKVFSLKEAGYRGYMAKVKLRDPNAVKLVLSHDKIGDKGETTSHAAKRTNAVLAINGGGFAVSKGLLYPMGITVVDGIIKTFYSTDLSFIGFNDHGNLVGGKISRKEQIEKLHVRQGASFVPTLLKDGKKQTIPSKWRNKKEPRTLIGHFSNGDLLFIVIDGRQEGYSEGVTLEEAQDKLLEFNVRDAYNLDGGGSSTFYYNGKVLNSPSDGHERLLASSFVVFK; this is encoded by the coding sequence GTGTTTATTAAAATTCAATTGGCCTTTCTTTCATCCCTGCTTATTTTCGCCGGATTCCTTGCGGCTTTTTATATTCATAACCCTGAATTGGAAAAACATGCGGCCAAGACCGCCATGTCTTATGAACCGGTAAATCAAAAGCTTCCGGCGCTCGATGAAACTGTGCGCGGACTTGGCGAGAATGATCAAGTCATGCAAGCCGCATCCAATGCCGCAAAAGATAACTTTGCCGCGATGAACGCCATCCTGGCGGATTTGATCGGAAAAGCCAACGCGGAGAAAATGCAGGACGAGGCGCAGACAAAAATCGTCGATGCGGCGGTGAAAGAGAGCGAACAGCACGCCAGGGAAACAAACGACGTTTTGGATACGATCCTGTCCAACATTTTGGGCGAACCGATCGGCCAAACATTTGGCGACAGAGCGATCATAAAAGTGTTCTCGCTGAAAGAAGCGGGCTATCGCGGTTATATGGCCAAGGTCAAACTGCGCGATCCCAATGCGGTAAAACTGGTTTTGTCCCACGACAAAATCGGCGATAAAGGCGAGACGACAAGCCATGCGGCAAAGCGGACCAACGCGGTTTTGGCAATCAACGGCGGCGGATTTGCCGTGTCCAAAGGGTTGCTGTATCCGATGGGCATTACCGTCGTCGACGGCATCATTAAAACTTTTTACAGCACTGATCTTAGTTTTATCGGATTTAACGACCACGGCAATTTGGTAGGCGGGAAAATCTCGCGCAAAGAACAAATCGAAAAACTGCACGTGCGGCAAGGCGCCTCATTTGTGCCCACTCTTTTAAAAGACGGCAAAAAGCAGACCATACCGAGCAAATGGAGAAACAAAAAAGAGCCGCGCACGCTGATTGGCCACTTCTCCAACGGCGATTTGCTGTTCATTGTGATCGACGGCAGACAAGAAGGCTACAGCGAAGGGGTTACGCTGGAAGAAGCGCAGGATAAATTGCTGGAATTCAACGTGCGCGACGCGTACAATCTGGATGGCGGCGGGTCCAGCACGTTTTATTACAACGGCAAAGTGCTGAACAGTCCGTCCGACGGCCATGAGCGGCTGCTCGCCTCAAGCTTTGTTGTATTTAAATAA